Part of the Trichoderma asperellum chromosome 1, complete sequence genome is shown below.
CTCCTCCCCCCTCTTTCTATTGTCTCTGTTATTGTTTTCTCATGTTTCTTTCCGCTCACATAAAGCAGGCCTCCTTTTCTCATGGTATCTTATATCGGCCACTTGTGACCTTCATCGCTCGGCGTATTCGTGAATCAGAGTCTTTGCGTGGGCTACCAAATGTTTGCCCTCTTCCCAGAGGTGGTTACCTTTCGACACCACAGGCATGATGGGATAATCGCTTTGGTAGGTCTGCATGTGGGCCAGCAGCACAACCATggtaatataactagctattgaGAAGACATTGACTGATGTCGATGTCTCCTTTCGGATGTTGATCTTTTGGTGCGTTACGTGATAGCATATGGTAAGCGTCTGTGGGGGGCAAATGGTCAACGTCGTGCATTCGATGGGCTCATCTTCCTCGGGTCCGCCGATTTCTTCAAAGGGGGAggcaatcatcatcatctcgccGAATAGGGACAGGAGGAGGGTCCATACTGTGGCTATGCTGACCCAGCCAGGGAGCAGCAGTCGTGGGTCTTGGAACCCGCCAGTCAGGGACAGCACCGTGAGGGTGAGGTAGGCATTGACGGCGTTTATGGATAGGAGGCGCACTATTGTGGCTTGAGGGGTATAGTTGATGAGCCTAGAGAGTTTGGATTCAATGTCAGCCGGCTTGGGCAGGTAAATGCAAGGAGTgaagggaaaggggggcCAAGAGGGGAGAATTAGAAGCCGCGTATATATACCATCGAGACATGAGGCAGtcggtgaagaagaaggccaggTAGCCGCAGGCGAAACACTAGAATATCCCCAAAAATCTTCAATTAGTTTTCTGTATCCCATTGACCTTCCTGCTCCTCGTGTATAGTCCGAGTACGCACCCAAATAGTAGCCAAGGCCGTCTCGGTAACAGCATAAggagccgccgccatcataGCTGCTGCGCCGCTGCCGTGTTGTTCTCCAGCGCACGAAGACGAGAGAGCAGAGGTCTGTAGAGGGTCATGGCCACGGGGATCGCAGCTCCCGCCCGGCGGCCTCACGAGCAGAAACTGGTCCGGCGGTCCTGGCAAGAAGTGTATCAATAATCGTAGTAGCGACGGCAGCCCCCACCACAGAGCCGGTAGGATGGAGGCTAGGCGCAAGGCGAAGAGCCATGGATGCCACGGTTTCGGGACGTTTAGGACGACGGCGACGCGGGGTTGTAGCATGGACGGCATGGGAGGTGTGGGCGTGGATGagggcgaggctgaggaTAAGGCTGAAGCCGAGGCTGCTGTAGCGGCGGCAtcaccggcggcggcagagtCGGGAGCGGCCGAGGCCGAAGACGTCGTCTTTTCGGCAGAGAGGCTGGAGGTTGAGCGAAAGCGCCGTCGTATAATGGAAGGGGGCTGAGACTGGGTTCGGGCTGGAGGAGCGCATGGTGATGGGTTGCCTGTCAACAATGCTGACGATGAGCGAGCCTGCggatgaggagaagctgaggagAGAGAACTGGAGAGCGGCGCGACAGCTGGAGCGGTGGACGAGCCCTCGTAGGGCGGAGGGTTCGACGCCGTCGCCATTCGGAGGAGCTGTGGTTTATGCCATGGGCTGGGCCGGGAGCCAAGGCGACAATTCTGGGCGAGCCGTTTCAGTCTGTATAGTCCTTTGTTTTTCGTAAGCAAAGCTGTTGAGAGGAGAGTAAAGTTGTGTTGCTGGTGGTCAATTCGCGGACTGgagaaaaattaaatattatggAAAGGAAGATTCGCAatccaagaaagaaaaaaaaaaaggaaggaaaagtgaaataaaaaaaaaagcccgaGAATTTGTGCTAtgcaggaggagaagctaTTATGGACCAGAGCTTGGGAATATTAATAGAACCTCCCCCCCATAGGACGTGGTGGAGCGAGCGGGTTCTGGCGAGGGTCGGCTCGGTTGACGCAATTGTGGCTGCTTAGACAGCTATAAATTCCACCTAGCACTGATAAGGATGAGACAGTAAGTTCTTTGTATGGGCATTTGTTATTGCCAAGGGGAGACATGGAGGATGCTCAATGGTTGGCGATTGCTTAATGCTAACAGCCATTAGCCTTCCAAGCTGGGCCGGAAATTGGCTGTAATAGCTCCAACTTAGAATATTTACAGTAGGCACAGCGCAGCCATGCAGATTCGTTGCTTTGCATGTAGACAGTGAGTAGCCTAGTAGGTACCATAGCCTTTCCACTGCCCTTGGCGGCAACTTTGGAGCACGCCATGGCTGATGCTGAAAAAGGAGGCTTCTCAATccgaaatttttttttttttttttttttttttcttctttttcttcttcttcttcttcttcttcttctttagcgGGCTGGATTAGGCAAGACAGGCCAAAAGCACCTGCTTCTTTCTGCTGCATGTAACAGTACCTAGTTGCAGTGGCAATTGCGCCTGTAAACTGCAACGGCAACTgcaaggcacaggcacaggcacaggcacaggcacagccaATGATTAGGGGCACCtaataggtacctacctacctaagTACTGTACGTATTACATCAACATGCCTGACAATTCAGCGACGCGGTACATGTAGGGAGTTGCACCTGCTCGCGTGCCTCCTCTTGTACCGCTTGCCCAGCCATCCAAGGAAAGCATCAATTTATTTCACAACGAATCTGTTTGTTTTCAACATGCACGCTTCCTCACaagaaggcagagaagaCAAGGTTTCTTATTGTGCTACCAACCAAAATCCCATGCTTCATTTTTATCTCGACTCATCCCCTTTCCCACTCTGTGTCAAAGAATGGCGCGCCGCCAACAAGGTATGCATATTATTAATCTGTGCAATAACACAATAATGCCTTAGTTGCAGAGTATCGCTTGTACAGGTCGAATCGACGAGATGCTCCATACAAACTCGTTCATCTTTCACCACCATGCCGAGAGGTATAGTGTTGTCTCTTGTGGGTTCGACCAGTATTTTTGTATGGCAGTTCAAAAGAACTTGCCGGCAGCCGAGGCATGAATCTCCGTCACGAGCTGagcatcatcctcctcagcctcggcaTCGGTAGTTGGGCGATCAAGAGCATCGAATCGCTCGCCGCGCGATTTTGCCAGGCCAAACTGCACGGATAGCCTCAGCGCCAAAGCGATAAAGCCCCAGATGATACCACCCACAGGGGCAGCCACAAAGGCTCCGAAGGCGCCCCAATCTCCCTCGTAGAGGCCCTGCTCGAGCAAGATGAGTTCGCCACCGCTCTTAGCATCGCCATAGTAGATGGTGCCGTAAATGAAGACGGTCAGGATGCCGCCCAATCCTCCCACCACGACTTCGAACCCGCGCCACCAGTAAAAGCTGTCGATCAAGCCGAGGCAGAGTGGGGGGATGGTTGCCGCCGATGCAAGATCGCTGATGAGGAAGATTTGGAGGATAGACGGCGCCTTGAGGGCAATCACCACCGTGGGAATGATGACGAGCACAACCAGTACTCGGATGATCCAGATGTTCAGGCGGTTGCGGAACAAATCGTTGGACGCGGATGAAATCATGGCTGACTGCAAGCTGTCGAAGGCGGAGACGCTCAAGCTGACCACCATGACCAAAACGATTCCCACCACCCAGTTTGGTAGCTGCTCGAGCAACGCAAAGAACGCAAGCGAGCCATCAATGTCCGATTCTCCAGGCCAGGCACCCGTCCACGCCGCGATGAGACCTGTCGCACCCACCAAAGTGAGGATGCACAGCACGGCCACAGTCGCAACCGAAACGCCGACCCACAGGTCCTTGTCCGTCTTGGATGAAAAGGTACGCAACCAAAAgttggacaagaagaagtcgTTTGTCAGGACTGCCACGGGGAGGATGTACACCAGCTGCCATCCCACGAGGCTGGCCTTGGTGAGCCCC
Proteins encoded:
- a CDS encoding uncharacterized protein (TransMembrane:5 (i140-163o226-250i262-282o288-306i318-338o)~EggNog:ENOG41), with the protein product MATASNPPPYEGSSTAPAVAPLSSSLSSASPHPQARSSSALLTGNPSPCAPPARTQSQPPSIIRRRFRSTSSLSAEKTTSSASAAPDSAAAGDAAATAASASALSSASPSSTPTPPMPSMLQPRVAVVLNVPKPWHPWLFALRLASILPALWWGLPSLLRLLIHFLPGPPDQFLLVRPPGGSCDPRGHDPLQTSALSSSCAGEQHGSGAAAMMAAAPYAVTETALATIWCFACGYLAFFFTDCLMSRWLINYTPQATIVRLLSINAVNAYLTLTVLSLTGGFQDPRLLLPGWVSIATTLTICYHVTHQKINIRKETSTSVNVFSIASYITMVVLLAHMQTYQSDYPIMPVVSKGNHLWEEGKHLVAHAKTLIHEYAER
- a CDS encoding uncharacterized protein (EggNog:ENOG41~TransMembrane:2 (i140-163o223-241i)) — translated: MATASNPPPYEGSSTAPAVAPLSSSLSSASPHPQARSSSALLTGNPSPCAPPARTQSQPPSIIRRRFRSTSSLSAEKTTSSASAAPDSAAAGDAAATAASASALSSASPSSTPTPPMPSMLQPRVAVVLNVPKPWHPWLFALRLASILPALWWGLPSLLRLLIHFLPGPPDQFLLVRPPGGSCDPRGHDPLQTSALSSSCAGEQHGSGAAAMMAAAPYAVTETALATIWCFACGYLAFFFTDCLMSRWYIYAASNSPLLAPLSLHSLHLPAQAG
- a CDS encoding uncharacterized protein (EggNog:ENOG41~SECRETED:SignalP(1-22)~TransMembrane:9 (n4-14c22/23o38-55i67-86o106-126i138-167o187-207i227-248o254-276i288-307o327-350i)); this translates as MLYLSFMTLVTLFLYMVAELSAVGQVVNALTGLDGLPVIIVECVVTTIYTSLGGFRISFLTDVVQGAMVVGLIIIATITIGVKAEIDRDLIDSSGLTKASLVGWQLVYILPVAVLTNDFFLSNFWLRTFSSKTDKDLWVGVSVATVAVLCILTLVGATGLIAAWTGAWPGESDIDGSLAFFALLEQLPNWVVGIVLVMVVSLSVSAFDSLQSAMISSASNDLFRNRLNIWIIRVLVVLVIIPTVVIALKAPSILQIFLISDLASAATIPPLCLGLIDSFYWWRGFEVVVGGLGGILTVFIYGTIYYGDAKSGGELILLEQGLYEGDWGAFGAFVAAPVGGIIWGFIALALRLSVQFGLAKSRGERFDALDRPTTDAEAEEDDAQLVTEIHASAAGKFF
- a CDS encoding uncharacterized protein (EggNog:ENOG41~TransMembrane:13 (o6-29i49-68o80-101i122-141o161-178i190-209o229-249i261-290o310-330i350-371o377-399i411-430o450-473i)), whose translation is MGQPSFAASNAIIYVTYGFFLVMGTGIAWRMRKQPNTDFLAGNRTQTAWPLAFNFIASALGSGILFSYPQLATIAGVQGVVVYALASALPLLIFAALGPILRRKCPDGFVLTEWTRERYGTVAMLYLSFMTLVTLFLYMVAELSAVGQVVNALTGLDGLPVIIVECVVTTIYTSLGGFRISFLTDVVQGAMVVGLIIIATITIGVKAEIDRDLIDSSGLTKASLVGWQLVYILPVAVLTNDFFLSNFWLRTFSSKTDKDLWVGVSVATVAVLCILTLVGATGLIAAWTGAWPGESDIDGSLAFFALLEQLPNWVVGIVLVMVVSLSVSAFDSLQSAMISSASNDLFRNRLNIWIIRVLVVLVIIPTVVIALKAPSILQIFLISDLASAATIPPLCLGLIDSFYWWRGFEVVVGGLGGILTVFIYGTIYYGDAKSGGELILLEQGLYEGDWGAFGAFVAAPVGGIIWGFIALALRLSVQFGLAKSRGERFDALDRPTTDAEAEEDDAQLVTEIHASAAGKFF